A part of Caloenas nicobarica isolate bCalNic1 chromosome 10, bCalNic1.hap1, whole genome shotgun sequence genomic DNA contains:
- the LOC135992568 gene encoding olfactory receptor 14J1-like yields MSNSSSITQFLLLAFRDTRELQLLHFWLFLGIYLAALLGNGLIITTIACDQHLHTPMYFFLLNLSLLDLGSISTIVPKSMANSLWDTRAISYMGCAAQVFLFFFFISAEYCLLTVMSYDRYVAICKPLHYGTLLGSRACVHMAAAAWATGFLNALLHTANTFSLPLCKGNALDQFFCEIPQILKLSCSDAYLRELGLVIFGASVFFVCFVFIVLSYVQIFRAVLRIPSEEGRHKAFSTCLPHLAVVSLFISTGMFAYFKPPSISSPSLDLVVSVLYSVLPPTLNPLIYSMRNQELKDTLRRLMTGCFQP; encoded by the coding sequence atgtccaacagcagctccatcacccagttcctcctcctggcattcagagacacacgggagctgcagctcttgcacttctggctcttcctgggcatctacctggctgccctcctgggcaacggcctcatcatcaccaccatagcctgtgaccagcacctccacacccccatgtacttcttcctgctcaacctctccctcctcgacctgggctccatctccaccattgtccccaagtccatggccaattccctctgggacaccagggccatctcttatatgggatgtgctgcccaagtctttctgtttttctttttcatttcagcagagtattgtctcctcactgtcatgtcctacgaccgctatgttgccatctgcaaacccctgcactacgggaccctcctgggcagcagagcttgtgtccacatggcagcagctgcctgggccactgggtttctcaatgctctgctccacacggccaatacattttcactgccactctgcaagggcaatgccctggaccagttcttctgtgaaatcccccagatcctcaagctctcctgctcagatgcctacctcagggaacttgggcttgtTATATTTGGTGCGTCTgtattttttgtatgttttgtgttcatcgtgctgtcctatgtgcagatcttcagggccgtgctgaggattCCCTCTGAGgagggacggcacaaagccttttccacgtgcctcccacacctggccgtggtctccttGTTTATCAGCACTGGTATGTTTGCCTACTTcaagcccccctccatctcctcaccatccctggatctggtggtgtctgttctgtactcagtgctgcCTCCAACattgaaccccctcatctacagcatgaggaaccaggagctcaaggataCTCTGAGGAGGCTGATGACTGGATGTTTTCAGCCATAG